The following nucleotide sequence is from Salvelinus sp. IW2-2015 linkage group LG26, ASM291031v2, whole genome shotgun sequence.
TTAGCACCAACCAGAAACACCCCAacccacaagcaaagggaaagtCCAAATAAAGAGTTGGCCATGTCAGGGTCAGATAAGGGGGATTCACAATTGCTGTCTGCAAAAGCATCAGGGAATGCCCCCTCTGTGTCTCCAGGGGGCAGTCAGTTCTGCAGCTGCATCGAGTGCTACCCTAGCCCTTGCATCCATCATTGCAAGAATTGCAATACCTTTCGTAGCTTGAACTGCCCCATATTGGAGAGGTGCAAAGACGAGGGTCATGAAGTAAAACATATTGATGGTGATGAAGTCctacaggagcagagagagagcagtggattATCACCACGGCTAGGAAGTCCTGGAGAGGGAGGTGTGCCACTCTATGAGGATAAGAGAGAGTTCTGCCCTCCACTTGATGTTTTTGAAGCAAGAAGCCTTACCCCTCAGCCCATTCCTTTTCATGACTGTTGCAACACTGCCAATCCAGACCCTGAGGTTACCTGCCTCACCTGCAAGGTCTTCCACACTAGAGCCTGTAAAATGTTGGAGATGTGCCAGAGAAAGCACAAGATGCTCAGGTTGGATGTCTGCTCAAGTGGTTTGGGGTGCACAAGGCCCCCTTGCAAACTATGCAGGTACTGCGGTGTTGTGTATTGTAAAGACTGTTGGTATAGAACACCACTTCAATGTGTTTGTGGCTACCCTTTTGATGAGTCCTCTGAAGTTTGCATTTAGGAACCATTTTAAAGACACTTGATGGAATTGGGAAAAgcactgataaaaaaaataatgccTATAAATATAATAATGGCAATCACTTACACGTTGCCTTAAATTCACAATATTCTTAATTTGTAATACGATTGTATAAAATAGCCTTATCCCACCCAGGGATTAAAAGTGAAATGCCAAACTCTTCTatatttttctaattttgtcaactCAGTAGGACCTTAAATTGCCCTGAAAGTGTTTTTCATGATAATTCATCCAGTCTCATTGACTGTTGGGATCTGAAGCCTTATACTTATGTTAGAAGTCTAAAGCCAGTGATACATGTTGCAGCTCAAGAGTTAAGATAATACTGCCAAATGTGGGTTGAGGTTAAGTTGCTTGTTTTCATTATTTGTTCTGTTGTCAAAGTTATTTGAATAAAAATGGGATTTAAAATTGGAAAAGTTGTCTGGTGCATTTTAGATGTAGGTGTTGATGTGGCRcacaattggcccagtgctgTTTGggcagggtaggccatcattgtaaataagaatttgttcttaactgacttgcctagttaaataaaaaaattgttgaaATGCAGGACAATACAGCATATAAAAAGCTATTCAGTTTTTTCTTTACTTCAAGAATTTCTCTGCGGTCAGCTATCGGAGCCCTATACTACAAATCAGGTTTGAGTagtgaggtaactttggtcaactccgAGTTCAACTCGCGATAACTGATCACGTCTCACCTTTTAGCCTGGTAAATTTCTATGGCAACAAAACCTTTATAACTAACCTGAAGGGTATATTACGTACCGGGTTTGAGGAGTCACAWggtaactttggtcaactctgagttaaACTCGATAACCAGTCatacgaaagtggctcaccttttagccaggtgcAGTTATGGCAATGAATCCTTCAGAACTGACCTGCTCCAGGGCAGGCTAACTCCACTTCTCCTGAATTAAGTGTCTGAGCTGTGAGTTGAGGACCAACTAAATAagattccctccctctcacaAATATTGCATCATCATCCCTTTCATTTGAGGGAAACCACTGATTactattttattaatcaaatgcttttttgtAAAAGTAATTAAAATACCTATAACATTACACATKTAGTAAAGACAGGATGAATTTGAAActtcacacacagtaaaacttgtATGACTTCATACAATTATTTAAAGGTGCTTGTGCACACCAATGACAGCATAAAATACACAACTTCTAAttgcctatttcacaccatagcctgatAAATTTAAGAAAATGTTGATTTCAGAAAAAATGAAAATGCCCAAGGATGGACGTTTCAGTATTGTCTCAATGAGTACGGTGTGCGGCATGCACACGTCAARTGAGCAATATCCACTGTCGTAatacggatgaagcctgagctgtaatgtgaagctagctagctttagaaaacctaGCATCGTAGTATACCACTCAGGTGACAGTCCACAATTGAGTCAATATTTCAGCTCCTTAATGTTTGTGGACATTTGAAACAACTTCCAAGATAATTCAATATTCATTCAGACTACAAATCTGCCTTCATAAATACATGTATTAATAAAGAATCAGTAAGAAAGGTTTTTTCATGATCTGTTGCTATATTATGTCCAAGAAGTTGTTGTAGTGCTCAATCAGGGTGACAAGGTTAGTTTGAAACTGCTACTCGTTCTGTGCTGCCCTTTCACGTTGAAGGTTTTACTGTCCATGCGGTCAATGTACCAGACTACATCCAAGTGATCCATCTCATGCTGTAGGATGCGTGCGGGCCATCCGCTCACTTGCCAGGTCACAGGCTCTGCCTTCTCATTCAGGcctttgaagaagaaaaaaaacgtattaataaaagcagtcacacacacatgcataattCATTTAATGTTGACCTGCCATGGGTCCAGTGATTGAAGTCAGATAGCAGGTTTGGGTAGATTAAATCTGGACAAGTtgatttcaatttgtcaatttagCTGCTCTGTGGAAGTAGCYATACATTAGAACGGCGATATGTGAATTCTTCCATAGTATATGGAATTCTTCCATGTTATACTTTGGCTAGTAGAAAGGGTCGGAACCAATTTTCAACTAATTTACTTTCTTCGTTCTCGATTCGAAAGAAAAGTGTATCTTATAAATGTCTGTGTTCAGTTGCAAGTGGTTCtacaaaaaaacagaatattCTAAATGTGGATTTTACTTTCGAGTGAGAAATGCCTCTGGCATGTGTGTAGATCTTTGTTCAGGTTGCACTGTTTGATGCACTGTTATCTACATAAAACAACTAGTTCCTGCAAAGATGTTGGGAATTGCAAGATGTTTGGCAGCTAAAATGGCAAGGATTTGACTATCTTTCTGAATATTCTCTGGTTTTTGGAGAAGCAACTGAACACAGATTTTTAAGATACATTTTTCTTCCGAATCGAGAACGAAGAAAGTATCGTCAAGAACAGGTTAGTTGAAAAATTGCTTTCTACTAGCCAAGGTATATTGGCTACTATGGAAGAATTCACATATCGCCGTTTTAATGTATAGCTACTGTGCAACATGTTACATATCTCACCCGGGACTTCCACAGAGAGGTAGTGTGGAACAGTGGCTGAGAACCCTGAGATGCTCTCACATGCCTCCTGGAACTTAACAGTGCGCCCATCCAGGACCCGCAGCTGGTGGTTGATGAAGATCCRCAGAGGCACAGTGGTGAGACCGCAGACTTCATGTGCAGCAGGCAAGCTGTGATCCAACATGCGCTCTGGGAACTCCAGAGCTAAGATACTAGTGACAGAGCTAGTGACACTCCAACTTGAGACGCACACATTTGAACTTCCGCAACACCTTCACAACCTGAGATACACACATTTGAACTTCTGCATCACCTCACCATGGTGCGGATCACCTCCTGAACCTCCGGTCCCAGGGTCCACCACTGCAGCCTGGATTCGTAGCACTGGGTCACCCACCTGGCAGACATGGGGGTATGACTATGGAGGACTTGGCGGGGGCTGGATCTTCCGCTTCATATAATGTAGGTATGAACGAACCTTGACGCTTGTAGAGACCGGGAAGGGGCCACAGATGAGACGGGGACTACCCAGCCAATGGAGACAGTGAAATGGGGCCATGGGGCTTTTGAAACACACATTCTGTAGGCCCTAGTCGACAGCGCTGAAGTACAGAGTTATATTCAGGGCTGGGTCCAGTCCTGGCAGYACAGTCAGTCAGCTAACTTACAGCCCACCTACAAGAGAAGCAAAGAAATGTCAAGAAGTAATTCAACAATTGTAAATATGGTCAACAAAATAGTGGTGAAAGAGAAAGGTTGATATGTACATGAAAGATGGCCTGCTTACCAAATCATTATTTCTGTCCCGGGTATGACCAAAATCCTTTCACATTATCATTGAGAAGCTAGCCGGCAAGCAAATAGCTACagcagctagctaaattagctcaCTGCGCACTAGACTAGATGACATTGAACGAACACTAAAGTCTATGACTAACACGAGTATCTATGCCATGCAAGTGCTACACGTTTTCATAACATAATTACGTTTCccttaaatgtacatattactaTATTGATGGTAGTATGGACAGTGTTGCCATTGTTATACTGTAGTTAactttttaaaatgaaaataCACAAAAGCATGTCAttcctactacagtttaaccagataATCACTTCCCGAGTCAACTATTTTGTCAGGCCTTCACAATAGGTCCTCTATGTGACCGTGGAAACGGGAATTATTTGAAAGGGGTTGAGATTGCTTAAAGgggttgctacatacatttttagacTTATAaatatccatatatttttttactataatTTATAACTTATACATATcacatgagcttagtttaactgccataccccatcataacccaaaatataagcttgttttactcccaatgtttgtaaacaaagtatatgtaaacaaacactgtatatgtatagcctcaaaacatggttaaaactatgatTCTTGATATCAGGGATGgtcagctctgtctatgaatttgagagtgattaaATTTCTCTAGCCMMAYCCCTCAGGTTTATGGCAAAACAGTGGTgagttcactttattgtttcaACTACTGATTGGCCCTTTAAATGGTTGATAATCAGGGAATAGTTTGTGCTGTATATATATACCTCTAGCTATTATGTTTTATACATAGTTAGTTCAGATGGTTCCCAGTTGACGAATAGTGCTACGCTAACCATAAACCTTACCTAACCGTAACCATTTTACATATCAACTTCAATAGGGcaaggacgtcccaaggatcccggatagcacggaTCAGTTCGTGACAGTCTTGACCCGGAAATATTTTGGATACGTTTCCGCTAACGAGCGAATTCTGAACTTGTCCGTACATGTCCAACCCGCCGGACATGCATATTCATCGAGGACCAATGACAGGCTTTGTTTTTCTGCTTTTAAACCAGAGCCCCCCCCCGCCAAAAAAAGAAGTAGATGGACTAAAATGACACGAATCTAATCAGGCACCTGATTCCGCTGCTGGGGACGTTTTGCAGCAGTTCAAATAGATGGAGGGAAGAGGCCTTGAGAATAATTTCAATCCGTCTGAGATTAAATGTTTGGAGATCATCCCAACGCTGCCAATGTGGATCATTGAATATGCCTGGGCTCACAGAATGATGGACACACTGGATggtaagcaaaacattttttcaaTTTGTTCAAATCCGTGTTTGGATGATTATGCAACAACGGGCACTTCCATGTCCTCGGGTCAATTTTGGGGATTttatcaaaaataaaacaaatccaaatatttgTATGTTAAATTCATACTGGAATCACCCCATACTTTTTAAACACCTCTCTATCAAGTATTTTAGCTACTTTTCAGATGCATTTTATACCTCAATTTCACTATTTTGCCCTTGTCTCTGACCCAGACTTTTAAGCTtcttctatgtttttctatgagaAAACATTAATAATTACACATTATATAATGTTATGTACTACAGAAAgagtcaattaaataaaatctatatcaatatttattgtgagtatgctctttatattgttttttacacaaaatatacCTGTCCTTTGGAAGtggtgtcatttccaccactgagGACAAATTCCTTCATTAATGAAGTTTTTTCAAGAGAATGTTAATTTAGTTACCATGGAAACATATTGTGACACTGAAGCACATGGCTGCAGTGGACAGTTGTTCCAGATGTGATGTCCAGAAGTCGAAGAAAAATCGAAGGAAATATTGCTTGTGTAGAGAATATTTTAATTGTCAGTCATTTCCAAACAGGCTATACTTTCTTTAATTTGTTGTACaacttttgatttaaaaaaaatatttaatgtaTTTAAGGTAAACAATATGCTAGCTGTAATACTAATCAAAGCATGCTAAGCTGTCTGTCAATTTTCTCCAGAAATTATAGAAATGTAATTTCCATCAAACTTaagtgtggtggaaatgacagaaAGTGGTGAAAATGACACAAATCCATTATCTTATTCGtttttactttacttttcttttctttttttactttaggCTTATTTAATCATGTTTTAAATTAATTGAATCTAGAAAATGCTCCAAGGTGTGTACATGTTGAAAACTAAGTagtatttgtctttatttttggaAGATGCCACATAAAACAGCACAGAGGTCACAGACATATAGAAACAAAGTAAAAAACGATCCTATACGATACCAGGAACATCtgcaaaaagacagagagagatactggaagaaaaaagagaaaggagaagtgAAATCTATCTGAGCTTACAAAGCGAGAACAAAGAAACAAAAGATGAAAATGTAACCAATGGAATAGAAGACAGACTTAAAGAGAACATTTGCAATGGAGACCTATCTATCAGGCAACACACCACCTCGGTCACCTAATGACTTGCAGCCAGAACATGAGGCTAACATACCTGCCCCTGATGCACACCCTGATACCCATTCCTCATCGTCTGCAACATGAATGAGAAGTCGAATACTTGCTGGAAGGAAAAAGCTTGGAAGAGGTCGCTCAAAAGCATACAGAGATTTTAGTATGacaaatgtcaaacttgataaTGCTTTACGGAAAGCTGAGAAATATAATGTCTCTGCAAAACCCACGCCAACCTCCAGTTCATGGCGGACAAACTACAACATCACAAAGTGATCAGCTGCAGCAACATTGAGAAAGTGTttgagtctttgtgctgtgagaacctRAAGAAGAGTGCAGGTAGAGAGGGTTCACTTTGCCAAGCCAACGAGCTTAAAACATCTGACTTTGATGCTGGTGAGCAGACATGGTGGTTTGAGTGGAAAACcaaagctgaagagagagagaagaaaaacaagGAGGGAAACATGGAGAAGTTCACTGTACATTTGACAGTAAAAGAAAAGGTATGTGGCACACTGCAGATTCTATTGGMGGACTTCTCCAACGGATTGAAAGAGaagttggggaaacacgtgtaCAACATTCGACACCAATACTCAACTGAGAGAATTAAGAGAATCTGGGGAAAGAGGAGATCATTGTGCATATTGACTTTGCAGAGAACTACCTGTGTAAATACACCAGTGAAATCCAGGCAGTTCACTTTGGTGATTCTCACAAGCAGGTGACCCTCCACACCTGTGTTGGATATACCACAAATTATACAGTTTCACTTTgttcactgagctcttctatgCTAAAATAAAtgtaccattccagtgttttaattgttatattgtatttacttcgccaccatggcctatttattgcctttacctcccttatctcacctcatttSctcacattgtatatagacttatttttctaccatattattgactgtatgtttgttttactccatgtgtaactctgtgttgtatgtgtcgagctgctttgctttgtcttggccaggtcgcagttgtaaatgagaacttgttctcaacttgcctacctggttaaataaaggtgaaatacatttttttaaatgcagcatGACCCCTTTGTTATCTGGGCCCATCTCTCAAAAACACTGGCCTACTTCCTTGAGCTCTGCTCATTGGCTACTGCTGTAGACTTTGTGAGTGATGGGCCTACAATCCAGTATAGGTCTGAAATATTTAACAATGGTTgttgttcaaaatgtttgcaataaaatattgttttcatatgtatttttttttacatggatgtcatttccaccacaccttgtcatttccatCACAACCCATATTTTGAGGTAAATGCGTATATTATGtataatttacatacatttatttMTTTTAGATATGGAAATCATAAGGTTGTTATCATAATCTCACAAAAAGGTTGGGTGGAAATATCTTATTTTTcttgataaataaatgttttcagttGTCACCAAGGCAAGTTTATACATTCAGGCGTCATGTTGAATTATTAATATTAGGAAAACCTTAAAAATCACTTTAAATAATATTCAATACAAGTTCATGTACAAATGTAtaagaaatatgtttttaaaaaattgatGTTTAATGACGTGATGGAAATTACATTTGTGTATGGCTGTgggaaaaatgacaaaaatatatacattcctgAATAGTACAATCGCAGACATTATCAGATATAGTTTCTAGACAAATCAAAGACAAGTACAATACTGGTAAAATGGTGTTTGTGAATAAGTTTTCATTTCTGAAAGTTTGCACGGTCAAAGTGCCCGAAGTTGCATAATCACCCGTTTATAAAcagaatatattattttaaatagttGACACTAATTAAATTATATTATTAGACCTATATGGGCAAAACATAATTAAGTTAAATTTAGTCAATAAGATGGTAAAAATGGAATTGAAACATGGTATTAATAACCCCAAGCTGATAAATTGACATGATAGGTGACATTCCTTTAAAAGTATTACCTATTTGTTATatccctgtttgtgtgtgttctctaggTCTGGACCCCAGCAGATGGCCAGAGGATGACCTACAATCTGTCACACTAGATGAGCCATGGAGGTTACGGGTGGCAGCTGCCCAGGCGTATTCTATAATGAAGACAAGAGACATCAAGAGCTTTGAGAGGGTGATGGAGTTCATGGATGTCACCTATACACTGCTGCCACGACTGGTGGTCcctatcaaacacatgaaaatcatgttTGGCCTCAAGACCAAGGTATGTAGAGGTTTCACATAAGGTAGAGAACAGTTACAGGAAAGGGGTGGGGAATCGCAATATGTGGATGCATAGAGAGGTTTCCAAGGCCATGTATGCCTACTAATAAGTTGGGCTGACTTGTTCAGGTACACTTATTTTGACTATGCTGTGTTTGTTGATTTGAGTTTTGGTGGAACAAAATGAGCAGCTGTGTTTGATTTGTATTCTGGTACAGATAATTATGTGGATGCTTCGGGAAGACCAAGGTATTGTCAACACTGTTTTGAAGATCATAAAGTTTTTTCCAAGTAGACTACCTCAGTACCATGAATGTGTAAGTAAATGCATTATAACTCTGCCTTATTTGATTACTTTGGACGACACTGTTGACTAAACTGAATCAGTTGTATATCAGAGTGTCTGCATCTCTGATCGACCCAGTGAGTATTGGGTTGCTGAGCTAAATGTCCTCTTTCTTTGCTCCTCTTCAGAGCCGACAAGAGATGCACCTAATGAGGAAGAACCACCAGGATTTTAAGGCTTTGGCCCAGACTCTTGCAATGGACATGTCCATGCGCAACTCTTATATCAAGGTTAGCTAAATCCCCATCRTCTGTTTAATGCTCCCTTTCTATTCCCCTCTTTGTCTCACACGATTCAGTGTTAAATTCGTCAACAAAAATAGTGACAAATATTCATCAAACccctatttttcagtggcaattgacgAGACTATAACTGAATAAATAGACCCAGAAAAAAACTATAACaaagcaaatgttttattttatttcagttgactaagTCTAGACGAGTTGAAATTCTCTTTGACTAAAATCTTACTACTAAGTGGACTGAacaagagtttttggagagattgagagcttttcagtGGTAAGCACAATTTTAATATTAGCAGCACAGATTGCACAGTTCTGTTAAGCAGTGGGAAGGACACATCTATGTTTTTCTCCCTGTTGACTATAGAATTTTCTTTGCATTTGTAGTCTCGCTCAacccttgcactttcaccactgaATTTAATAGCCAGGTTATGTAGCCAACATACTAGCTAAGTCTTTCCTCAGAGAAAACGGTTTGATTCTAGccattaccgttcaaaagataTGACCCATAATACTGGtgttacgtttatttatttatttctattgtgCATTGGCGCCGaattttacattcataaagcaTATCGCGACCATTCTACAACTAGGCTGTTTACAGACCAGACCGTTAAACATTTGTTTAGgctacaccttgttcagtcatgttagMTCATTGCCtagctatatacagtgcatttggaaagtattcagaccccttgactagttccacattttgttacagacttattctaaaattgattcaatattctTTTTCATCATctatctaaacacaataccccataatgacaaagtgaaaacggataccttatttacataagtattcagactctttgctatgagactcgaaattgagctcaggtgcatcctgtttccattgatcatccttgagatgtttctacaacttgattggagtYMacctgtggtaaattaaattgattggacatgatttggaaagtcacacacctgtgactataaggtcccacagttgacagtgcatgtcagagcaaaaaccgagccatgatgtcgaaggaattgttcagAGAGCTCCGAGAGCGGATTGTGTCGAGCCACgtatctggggaaggataccaaaaatatCTCCGTTATACTTTTGGACATCAATGTGGCTGCAGCATCTGTGGAATGTTGCTAACTTTGGCAGTGATGAGACGAGTTACGGCGGTGCAACCCATAATACTTTGAGGTGATTGAGCTActactctccttttctctctctgcgaTTGGGTGTCTTTTTTTGTATGTAATGTACAATATCTATGTTGGCTGAATTAGGAATGTATATGGCCAGATAATtcttatacagtatatgtttgtcatatttctgctgtTGGGAAGAGAATAGGATGGTATGCAGAAAAATATGTTGGTAAGACAAGGTTATttatgtttgtgcacatggaagaCAGTCATTTGTGTTTACTTTACTATAGGTTAATGATGTGATGTGACTAAAACACAAGTttcattttgacaataactagacaaaatcattattcaaatgacaaaaatgtgactaAGACTTAATAATAATAGGCCAGTCTGAGATGATAGTGCCATTTATAAAGTCTGGGTAGTGGTTCCTATGCTGTCCAGTAGGGGGTGCTATATACCCATCATCTTGCTATACTCAGCCTTTAGTTGCTTGTGATGGAACTCCAAAACAATGGAGATGGTTTGATGGAGCAATGCCTGTCACTTCCACTRGGGttgaggtgttgtgtgtaggaTGGAGTATATAGTATATGTA
It contains:
- the LOC111952505 gene encoding peptide deformylase, mitochondrial isoform X2, whose amino-acid sequence is MCVSKAPWPHFTVSIGWVVPVSSVAPSRSLQASRWVTQCYESRLQWWTLGPEVQEVIRTMLRVLDGRTVKFQEACESISGFSATVPHYLSVEVPGLNEKAEPVTWQVSGWPARILQHEMDHLDVVWYIDRMDSKTFNVKGQHRTSSSFKLTLSP
- the LOC111952505 gene encoding peptide deformylase, mitochondrial isoform X1; translation: MAPFHCLHWLGSPRLICGPFPVSTSVKVGDPVLRIQAAVVDPGTGGSGGDPHHALEFPERMLDHSLPAAHEVCGLTTVPLXIFINHQLRVLDGRTVKFQEACESISGFSATVPHYLSVEVPGLNEKAEPVTWQVSGWPARILQHEMDHLDVVWYIDRMDSKTFNVKGQHRTSSSFKLTLSP